GCCCCAACGGGCCACTGCCGCTGCACCTGACCGAGTACGCGCGCGAGCGCGCCCGCAACGCCGCCGACCCGACCGTCGGCGCCTTCCTCGACATTTTCCACAACCGCATGCTGGCGCTGTTCTATCGCGCCCGCGCCGGCGCCGAGCCGGTCATCAGCCTCGATCGGCCCGACGGCGACCGCTTCTCGACCTACGTGGGCAGCCTGTTCGGCATCGGCGCGCCGGCGCTGCGCGAGCGCGACCGGATCGGCGACTTCGCCAAGCTGCACTTCGCCGGCCTGCTGGCCAGCCGCAAGCGCCCGGCCTCGGGCCTGGCCAGCATTCTAGGCGCCTACTTCCGCCAGCCGGTCACGGTGGAACAGTTTGTCGGCCACTGGATGCGGCTCCCGGGCGACGTCCAGAGCCGGATCGGCGCGCAGGATCGCGGCGGCCGGCTCGGCGTATCGGCCGTGCTGGGACGCCAGGTGTGGGACTGCCAGCACAAGTTTCGCATCGTGATCGGCCCGCTCGATTACGCCGAGTACAGCCGCCTGCTGCCGGGCGGGGAGAGCATGCAGCGGCTCGCCGCGTGGGTGGACAACTACGCGGGCATCGCACTGGACTGGGATGTGCGCCTGATCCTGAAACGGGAGCAGGTGCCGACAGCGCGCCTGGGCGGCGGCGCGCGGCTGGGCTGGACCAGCTGGCTGGGAAGCCGTCCAGCCCTGCGCACAGAAGGACAACTGGTAATTAAACCGAAAGCCCTCGCGGGCTAAAACATAAGGGGACGATGATGACCGAAATCAGTCGCGTGGCGTTATTTGGGAAACTCAATTCGCTGTGCTACCGCGCCATTGAAAGCAGCACGGTGTTCTGCAAGCTGCGCGGCAATCCCTACGTGGAGCTGGCGCACTGGGTCCATCAGATCCTGCAGCTTCAGGACTCCGACCTGCACCGCATCGTGCGCCACTTCGAGCTCGATCCGGCCGGCCTGGCGCGCGACATGACCGCCGCGCTGGACCGGCTGCCGCGCGGCGCCACGGCCGTTACTGACCTGTCGTCCCAACTGGAAGAGACGGTGGAGCGAGCCTGGGTCTATGGCACGCTGATGTTCGGCGAGTCGCAGATCCGCAGCGGCCATATCGTGGTCGGCATGTTCAAGACCGCCAACCTGCGCAATGCGCTGTACGCGATGAGCCGCCAGTTCGAGCGCATCAAGG
This window of the Massilia sp. R2A-15 genome carries:
- the tssG gene encoding type VI secretion system baseplate subunit TssG: MRDPVDVERQLAERAHRMDFFQALRLLENAYPQQPRIGASLRPRDDAVRFGQDPSLCFQPGELAHFKPARGDARARLAVNFFGLFGPNGPLPLHLTEYARERARNAADPTVGAFLDIFHNRMLALFYRARAGAEPVISLDRPDGDRFSTYVGSLFGIGAPALRERDRIGDFAKLHFAGLLASRKRPASGLASILGAYFRQPVTVEQFVGHWMRLPGDVQSRIGAQDRGGRLGVSAVLGRQVWDCQHKFRIVIGPLDYAEYSRLLPGGESMQRLAAWVDNYAGIALDWDVRLILKREQVPTARLGGGARLGWTSWLGSRPALRTEGQLVIKPKALAG